In the genome of Ensifer adhaerens, one region contains:
- a CDS encoding UPF0755 protein — MNDIDPKREREPGDEQRPTHPVDADADAGKANFDAAAQVNSEAVKAEPVETVATTPDVPAAIPSPAAINPAELGPIAPTPAAQAAVENEAPAAETPAAAVPVPQAPAVEIEPRKEAEASPAEAGSVPPAPSEPEPLRDQVKPQASSQPVPPSAPHPSQGPIIIPVSAKEALRPTPVPAPPPKLKKSRGSRSQVVVFLNFVMTVLVFLTIALGGAIYYGLSTFSEKGPTTVNSNFIVKPGWGVGDISRGLEASGLISDARVFQYVTKSYLHNRTLKAGEYEIKAGASMKEIVELMESGKSILYSVTLPEGLTVQQIFDRLRADPVLDGDLPAKMPDEGTLRPDTYKFTRGAKRSEIVAQMKAAQTKLVDDLWAKRSPDLFIKTKEQFVTLASIVEKETGKPDERTLVASVFLNRLEKKMRLQSDPTVIYGIFGGEGKPSDRPIYQSDLKKLTPYNTYVIDGLPPGPICNPGRAALEAVANPSKTNDLYFVADGTGGHVFAATLEEHNANVRKWRQVEEQQTNPTGTDAGATAPTPATQQ, encoded by the coding sequence GTGAACGACATCGACCCGAAACGCGAGCGAGAGCCCGGTGACGAGCAGCGCCCGACCCATCCGGTTGACGCCGATGCAGACGCGGGTAAGGCCAACTTCGACGCGGCGGCACAGGTGAATTCCGAGGCGGTCAAGGCCGAGCCGGTCGAGACCGTCGCGACGACGCCTGACGTGCCCGCTGCCATTCCGAGCCCCGCCGCGATCAATCCCGCAGAACTGGGGCCGATTGCCCCGACGCCCGCCGCGCAGGCGGCTGTGGAAAACGAAGCGCCCGCCGCCGAGACGCCTGCCGCTGCAGTTCCCGTGCCGCAGGCTCCGGCCGTGGAGATCGAGCCGCGCAAGGAGGCGGAGGCAAGTCCCGCCGAAGCCGGGAGCGTTCCGCCTGCGCCGTCGGAACCGGAACCTTTACGCGATCAGGTCAAGCCGCAGGCTTCCTCGCAGCCGGTCCCCCCTTCGGCTCCGCATCCAAGCCAGGGTCCGATCATCATTCCCGTTTCCGCCAAGGAAGCACTGCGTCCGACGCCTGTTCCGGCGCCACCGCCCAAGCTCAAGAAATCGCGCGGTTCGCGCAGCCAGGTTGTCGTCTTCCTCAATTTCGTGATGACGGTCCTCGTGTTCCTGACGATCGCGTTGGGTGGTGCGATCTATTACGGCTTGTCGACCTTTTCAGAGAAAGGCCCGACAACCGTCAATTCGAACTTCATCGTCAAGCCCGGCTGGGGCGTGGGCGATATCTCGCGTGGTCTGGAGGCCTCTGGCCTCATCTCCGATGCCCGCGTGTTCCAGTATGTGACCAAGAGCTACCTGCACAATCGCACGCTCAAGGCCGGCGAATACGAGATCAAGGCTGGCGCCTCGATGAAGGAAATCGTCGAGCTGATGGAATCGGGCAAGTCGATCCTCTACTCGGTCACGCTGCCGGAAGGCCTGACGGTGCAGCAGATTTTCGACCGGCTCCGCGCCGATCCCGTTCTGGACGGCGACCTGCCGGCCAAGATGCCGGATGAAGGAACGTTGCGGCCCGACACCTACAAGTTCACCCGTGGCGCCAAGCGCAGCGAAATCGTTGCCCAGATGAAGGCGGCGCAAACGAAGCTGGTGGATGATCTGTGGGCCAAGCGTTCGCCGGACCTCTTCATCAAGACGAAGGAACAGTTCGTCACGCTTGCTTCCATCGTCGAGAAGGAGACAGGCAAGCCGGACGAGCGGACGCTGGTCGCTTCCGTCTTCCTCAACCGGCTTGAGAAGAAGATGCGCCTGCAATCCGATCCAACGGTCATCTACGGCATTTTCGGCGGCGAGGGGAAACCGTCCGATCGTCCGATCTATCAGTCGGATCTCAAGAAGCTGACGCCTTACAACACCTATGTCATCGACGGTCTGCCGCCGGGCCCCATCTGCAATCCGGGCCGCGCGGCGCTGGAAGCTGTTGCCAATCCGTCCAAGACCAATGACCTGTACTTCGTGGCTGATGGCACGGGTGGACACGTCTTTGCCGCGACGCTTGAAGAGCACAACGCAAACGTCAGGAAGTGGCGTCAGGTCGAGGAACAGCAGACAAATCCGACAGGCACCGACGCGGGCGCAACCGCCCCGACGCCGGCTACTCAGCAGTAA
- a CDS encoding 3-oxoacyl-[acyl-carrier-protein] reductase → MFDLTGRKALVTGASGGIGEEIARILHSQGAIVGLHGTRAEKLEELANELGERTFVFPANLSDRAAVKALGEKAEADLGGVDILVNNAGITKDGLFVRMSDDDWDAVLEVNLTAVFRLTRELTHPMMRRRFGRIVNITSVVGVTGNPGQANYCASKAGMIGFSKSLAQEIATRNVTVNCVAPGFIESAMTHKLNDKQKDAIMGAIPMRRMGTGAEVASAVAYLASNEAGYVTGQTIHVNGGMAMI, encoded by the coding sequence ATGTTCGATCTGACTGGCCGCAAGGCTCTCGTCACCGGCGCATCCGGCGGCATCGGCGAAGAAATCGCCCGCATCCTGCACAGCCAGGGTGCTATCGTCGGCCTGCACGGAACGCGCGCCGAAAAGCTGGAAGAACTCGCCAATGAACTCGGCGAACGCACCTTCGTCTTCCCGGCCAATCTTTCCGACCGTGCTGCCGTCAAGGCGCTGGGCGAAAAGGCTGAAGCCGATCTCGGCGGCGTCGATATTCTCGTCAACAATGCCGGCATCACCAAGGATGGTCTCTTCGTCCGCATGAGCGATGACGATTGGGATGCTGTTCTGGAAGTCAATCTGACCGCCGTCTTCCGCCTGACGCGCGAACTGACCCATCCGATGATGCGTCGTCGCTTCGGCCGCATTGTCAACATCACGTCGGTCGTCGGCGTCACGGGCAATCCGGGTCAGGCGAACTATTGCGCTTCCAAGGCCGGCATGATCGGCTTCTCCAAGTCGCTGGCGCAGGAAATCGCGACCCGCAACGTCACCGTCAACTGCGTGGCACCGGGCTTTATCGAAAGCGCCATGACCCACAAGCTCAACGACAAGCAGAAGGACGCCATTATGGGCGCGATCCCGATGCGCCGCATGGGCACGGGCGCGGAAGTTGCGTCTGCCGTGGCTTACCTTGCCTCCAACGAGGCCGGCTATGTCACGGGCCAGACGATCCATGTGAATGGCGGCATGGCGATGATCTGA
- a CDS encoding 3-oxoacyl-[acyl-carrier-protein] synthase II codes for MRRVVITGLGMVTPLGCGVDETWKNLLAGKSGARKVTEFEVEDLPAKIACRIPFGDGTNGTYNADDWMEPKEQRKVDPFIVYAVAAADMALADADWHPQTDDDQCATGVLIGSGIGGIEGIVEAGLTLRDKGPRRISPFFIPGRLINLASGHVSIKHKLRGPNHAVVTACSTGAHAIGDASRLIALGDADVMVAGGTESPVSRISLAGFAACKALSTQHNDSPEKASRPYDRDRDGFVMGEGAGVVVLEELEHAKARGAKIYAEVVGYGLSGDAFHITAPSEDGEGAFRCMTMALKRAGLTPADIDYINAHGTSTMADTIELGAVERLLGDHASKVSMSSTKSATGHLLGAAGAIEAIFATLAIRDNIAPPTLNLDNPDVETPVDLVPHKARARKVDVALSNSFGFGGTNASLVLKRYAD; via the coding sequence ATGAGACGAGTTGTAATCACCGGTCTTGGCATGGTGACGCCGCTGGGTTGCGGTGTTGACGAGACCTGGAAGAACCTTCTGGCTGGCAAGAGCGGCGCCCGCAAGGTGACCGAATTCGAGGTCGAGGATCTTCCGGCCAAGATTGCCTGCCGCATCCCCTTTGGCGACGGCACCAACGGCACCTACAATGCCGACGACTGGATGGAGCCGAAGGAGCAGCGCAAGGTCGATCCCTTCATCGTCTACGCGGTCGCTGCCGCCGACATGGCACTCGCCGACGCCGACTGGCATCCGCAAACCGATGACGATCAATGCGCGACCGGCGTCCTTATCGGCTCCGGCATCGGCGGCATCGAAGGCATCGTGGAAGCCGGCCTGACTCTGCGCGACAAGGGCCCCCGCCGCATTTCGCCCTTCTTCATTCCCGGCCGCCTGATCAATCTGGCCTCCGGCCATGTCTCCATCAAGCACAAGCTGCGCGGCCCGAACCACGCTGTCGTGACCGCCTGTTCGACCGGCGCGCATGCCATCGGCGATGCCTCGCGCCTGATCGCGCTGGGCGATGCCGACGTCATGGTCGCCGGCGGCACGGAAAGCCCGGTTAGCCGCATTTCGCTGGCCGGCTTTGCGGCCTGCAAGGCGCTCTCCACGCAGCACAACGACAGTCCCGAAAAGGCATCCCGCCCTTACGACCGAGACCGCGACGGCTTCGTCATGGGCGAGGGCGCTGGCGTCGTCGTTCTGGAAGAGCTGGAACACGCCAAGGCGCGCGGCGCCAAGATTTATGCGGAAGTCGTCGGCTACGGGCTGTCAGGCGATGCGTTCCACATCACCGCACCGTCGGAAGACGGCGAGGGCGCCTTCCGCTGCATGACCATGGCGCTGAAGCGTGCAGGCCTGACGCCGGCGGATATCGACTATATCAACGCGCACGGCACGTCGACCATGGCCGACACGATCGAGCTTGGCGCCGTCGAACGCCTGCTCGGCGACCATGCTTCGAAAGTATCCATGTCCTCGACCAAGTCGGCGACGGGCCACCTGCTCGGTGCTGCGGGCGCGATCGAGGCGATCTTCGCAACGCTGGCGATCCGCGATAATATTGCCCCGCCGACGCTGAACCTCGATAATCCGGATGTCGAGACGCCCGTCGATCTCGTGCCCCACAAGGCGCGCGCCCGCAAGGTGGATGTCGCGCTGTCGAACTCTTTCGGCTTCGGTGGCACCAATGCGTCGCTCGTGCTGAAGCGTTACGCAGATTGA
- a CDS encoding Predicted oxidoreductase: MKYNQLGASDLNVSEICLGTMTWGTQNTEAEAHEQMDYAFEQGVNFFDTAELYPTTPVGAETQGDTEKFIGSWFRKTGKRDKVILATKISGRGRAYIRGGVPISGAEIEKALDLSLQRLGTDHVDLYQLHWPNRGTYAFRANWSFTPSKQDTAQATAELLDALEALDKAKKAGKIRHWGVSNETSWGVMKYQQLADQHGLPRMVSIQNEYNLLDRKFDTDLAEVCHHEQVGLMAYSPLAAGLLSGKYLDGARPAGTRGAINADLGGRFGGYEDPAVRAYVELARKHDLDPSAMALAFCLTRPFMASVIIGATSMEQLKTDIGAKDVTLSDEVMKDIQHIHRTWTLPI; the protein is encoded by the coding sequence ATGAAATACAATCAACTCGGCGCAAGCGACCTCAACGTTTCGGAAATCTGCCTCGGAACCATGACCTGGGGCACGCAGAACACGGAAGCGGAAGCGCATGAGCAGATGGACTACGCCTTCGAGCAAGGCGTGAACTTCTTCGACACGGCCGAGCTTTATCCCACGACGCCTGTCGGCGCAGAGACGCAGGGCGACACGGAAAAGTTCATCGGCTCCTGGTTCAGGAAGACCGGCAAGCGTGACAAGGTGATCCTGGCCACCAAGATTTCGGGCCGTGGTCGCGCCTATATCCGTGGCGGCGTGCCGATCAGCGGCGCGGAAATCGAGAAGGCGCTCGATCTCAGCCTGCAACGCCTTGGCACCGACCATGTCGATCTCTACCAGCTTCACTGGCCGAACCGAGGCACCTATGCCTTTCGCGCCAATTGGTCGTTCACGCCGTCAAAGCAGGACACGGCGCAGGCCACCGCCGAGCTACTCGACGCGCTGGAAGCGCTCGACAAGGCGAAGAAGGCCGGCAAGATCCGCCATTGGGGCGTTTCCAACGAGACCTCCTGGGGCGTGATGAAATATCAGCAACTGGCCGATCAACACGGTCTGCCGCGCATGGTCTCGATCCAGAACGAGTATAATCTGCTCGACCGCAAGTTCGATACCGATCTGGCTGAAGTCTGCCACCACGAGCAGGTCGGCCTGATGGCCTATTCGCCGCTCGCCGCCGGCCTGCTCAGCGGCAAATATCTCGACGGCGCGCGCCCCGCGGGCACGCGCGGCGCGATCAATGCCGATCTCGGCGGCCGTTTCGGCGGTTACGAGGACCCGGCGGTTCGTGCCTATGTCGAGCTTGCCCGCAAGCACGATCTCGATCCGTCAGCCATGGCGCTCGCCTTCTGCCTGACGCGGCCCTTCATGGCCTCCGTCATCATCGGCGCGACGTCGATGGAGCAGTTGAAGACCGACATCGGCGCGAAGGACGTCACCCTTTCGGACGAGGTGATGAAGGACATCCAGCACATTCACCGGACCTGGACGCTGCCGATCTGA
- a CDS encoding [Acyl-carrier-protein] S-malonyltransferase, with translation MEKPENKEFRETSMALAFTFPGQGSQAVGMGKDLADAFPEARAVFEEVDDALGEKLSDIMWNGPEETLTLTANAQPALMAVSMAAVRVMEARGLVLKDKVGFVAGHSLGEYSALCAAGMFSIADTARLLRIRGNAMQAAVPAGKGAMAAIIGLEHADVEATCAEASALGPVQIANDNGGGQLVISGEKAAVEKAAEIATAKGAKRALMLSVSAPFHSALMTPAADAMREALAKVEKHNPNIPLIANVRAAPVADATIIADLLVEQVTGQVRWRETVEWFGKNDVMTLYEIGSGKVLTGLARRIDKAVTGIAVNTPDDIAKTLEALLV, from the coding sequence ATGGAGAAGCCTGAAAACAAGGAATTCAGGGAAACATCCATGGCACTCGCATTCACCTTTCCGGGGCAGGGCAGCCAGGCCGTCGGCATGGGCAAGGACCTCGCTGACGCCTTTCCCGAGGCCCGTGCGGTCTTCGAGGAAGTCGATGACGCGCTCGGTGAGAAGCTCTCCGACATCATGTGGAATGGACCGGAAGAAACGCTGACGCTGACCGCCAACGCCCAGCCGGCCCTGATGGCCGTCTCCATGGCAGCGGTTCGCGTCATGGAAGCGCGCGGTCTTGTGCTGAAGGACAAGGTCGGCTTCGTTGCCGGTCATTCGCTCGGCGAATATTCCGCGCTTTGCGCTGCCGGCATGTTCTCGATTGCCGACACGGCGCGCCTCCTGCGCATCCGCGGCAATGCCATGCAGGCCGCTGTGCCCGCCGGCAAGGGCGCGATGGCCGCCATCATCGGTCTTGAGCATGCGGACGTTGAAGCCACCTGCGCGGAAGCCTCTGCCCTTGGGCCCGTCCAGATCGCCAACGACAACGGCGGCGGCCAGCTTGTCATTTCGGGCGAAAAAGCAGCCGTCGAAAAGGCCGCCGAGATCGCAACCGCCAAGGGCGCCAAGCGCGCGCTGATGCTCTCCGTCTCCGCGCCCTTCCACTCCGCGCTGATGACGCCTGCCGCTGACGCCATGCGCGAAGCGCTGGCCAAGGTGGAGAAGCACAATCCGAACATTCCGCTCATCGCCAATGTCCGCGCTGCTCCGGTCGCCGATGCGACGATCATCGCCGACCTGCTGGTCGAGCAGGTGACAGGCCAGGTCCGCTGGCGCGAAACGGTCGAATGGTTCGGCAAGAACGACGTGATGACGCTTTATGAAATCGGCTCCGGCAAGGTGCTGACGGGCCTCGCCCGCCGCATCGACAAGGCCGTGACCGGGATTGCCGTCAACACGCCCGACGATATTGCAAAGACGCTGGAAGCGCTGCTGGTGTGA
- a CDS encoding acyl carrier protein, which yields MSDIAERVKKIVVDHLGVDADKVVEGASFIDDLGADSLDTVELVMAFEEEFGIEIPDDAADSILTVGDAVKFIEKAQG from the coding sequence ATGAGCGATATCGCAGAACGCGTGAAGAAAATTGTTGTTGATCATCTTGGCGTTGACGCCGACAAGGTTGTTGAAGGCGCAAGCTTCATCGACGATCTCGGCGCGGACTCCCTCGACACGGTCGAGCTGGTCATGGCTTTCGAAGAAGAATTCGGCATTGAAATCCCGGACGATGCTGCTGACTCGATCCTGACGGTCGGCGACGCCGTCAAGTTCATCGAAAAGGCCCAGGGCTGA